The Agrococcus carbonis genome has a window encoding:
- a CDS encoding sensor histidine kinase, which yields MPDSRPRLRTWTVRSRIVGLLTALTLASVFAAGSVAYLVERARVLEQVDRNLESALEGASFTVASAESPWPSTEEALRAVVQRLAPDDNTGTLGIVDGRAAWRPGIPTDLQLESLPGFVERVVAETAGDRTVMGTFVDEQGRAVRYVAAPVLLGDGGDAAPQSSAVFVTAYDIAGELAEINEAARVFTITAIVAVAVTFLVGLWVSGRLLRPIRRMREVAERSSAASLAERIPVGESRDDVSQLAVTVNGMLDRLGGALASQRELLRDVGHELKTPLTIVRGHLEVVDPADPGDVEATRELAIDELDRMARLVDDLRAVARLRDPSAFSIRPTDLAALTEQIASKARAIDGADLEADVPTAAVTARLDPDRITQAMLQLVANAVRHARGPIAIGSRVRGDDVELFVRDRGPGVPADLRETIFERFRRGEAEGRGDGGSGLGLSIVQLIAQTHGGRASVIDPPDGLGAEFVLALPGAVVADEAVADQEPDEQAPNEPTHPGQPAAAEPGAPDRAGEDGGGAAAAHPPDAPEEQPWHRS from the coding sequence ATGCCTGACTCCCGCCCGCGCCTGCGCACCTGGACGGTGCGCTCGCGGATCGTCGGGCTCCTCACGGCGCTCACGCTCGCGTCGGTCTTCGCCGCCGGCAGCGTCGCCTACCTCGTCGAGCGCGCCCGGGTGCTCGAGCAGGTCGACCGCAACCTCGAGTCGGCGCTCGAGGGCGCGAGCTTCACGGTCGCGAGCGCGGAGTCGCCGTGGCCGTCGACCGAGGAGGCGCTGCGCGCGGTCGTGCAGCGGCTCGCCCCCGACGACAACACCGGCACGCTCGGCATCGTCGACGGGCGCGCCGCCTGGCGACCCGGGATCCCGACCGACCTGCAGCTCGAGTCGCTGCCGGGCTTCGTCGAGCGCGTCGTCGCCGAGACCGCCGGCGATCGCACGGTCATGGGCACGTTCGTCGACGAGCAGGGGCGCGCGGTGCGCTACGTCGCGGCGCCCGTGCTGCTCGGGGACGGCGGCGATGCCGCGCCGCAGTCGTCGGCCGTCTTCGTGACCGCGTACGACATCGCGGGCGAGCTCGCCGAGATCAACGAGGCGGCGCGCGTGTTCACGATCACGGCGATCGTCGCCGTCGCGGTGACGTTCCTCGTGGGGCTCTGGGTCTCGGGGCGGCTGCTGCGGCCGATCCGGCGGATGCGCGAGGTCGCGGAGCGCTCGTCGGCCGCGAGCCTCGCCGAGCGCATCCCCGTCGGCGAGTCGCGCGACGACGTCTCGCAGCTCGCGGTCACCGTCAACGGCATGCTCGACCGGCTCGGCGGCGCGCTCGCCAGCCAGCGCGAGCTGCTGCGCGACGTCGGGCACGAGCTGAAGACCCCCCTCACGATCGTGCGCGGCCACCTCGAGGTCGTCGACCCGGCCGACCCCGGTGACGTCGAGGCGACCCGCGAGCTCGCGATCGACGAGCTCGACCGGATGGCGCGGCTCGTCGACGACCTGCGCGCCGTCGCGCGGCTGCGCGACCCGAGCGCCTTCTCGATCCGCCCCACCGACCTCGCGGCGCTCACCGAGCAGATCGCCTCGAAGGCGCGCGCGATCGACGGCGCCGACCTCGAAGCCGACGTCCCGACGGCGGCGGTCACCGCGCGGCTCGACCCCGACCGCATCACGCAGGCGATGCTGCAGCTCGTCGCCAACGCCGTGCGGCACGCGAGGGGGCCGATCGCGATCGGCTCGCGCGTGCGCGGCGACGACGTCGAGCTCTTCGTCCGCGACCGCGGGCCCGGCGTGCCGGCGGACCTGCGCGAGACCATCTTCGAGCGCTTCCGCCGCGGCGAGGCCGAGGGGCGCGGCGACGGCGGCTCGGGGCTCGGCCTCTCGATCGTGCAGCTCATCGCGCAGACGCACGGCGGGCGCGCGAGCGTGATCGATCCGCCGGACGGGCTCGGCGCGGAGTTCGTGCTCGCGCTGCCGGGCGCGGTCGTCGCCGACGAGGCGGTGGCCGACCAGGAGCCCGACGAGCAGGCGCCGAACGAGCCGACGCACCCCGGGCAACCCGCCGCGGCGGAGCCCGGCGCGCCCGACCGCGCAGGGGAGGATGGGGGCGGTGCGGCCGCAGCGCATCCGCCCGACGCCCCCGAGGAGCAGCCATGGCATCGATCCTGA
- a CDS encoding response regulator transcription factor: protein MASILIAEDEARIASFVEKGLRASGYTTRVATTGPEALDLALTDEFDLLVLDIGLPGMDGFEVLAQLRGSGSTMPVIILTARAGGADTVAGLEGGADDYMAKPFRFDELLARVRLRMASHANGAAAAPALAHQGLELDIRTRRATVDGREVDLSGREFALAEELLRHAGQVLSREQLLSRVWGYDFDPGSNVVDVYVRYLRNKLGAERIETVRGMGYRLV from the coding sequence ATGGCATCGATCCTGATCGCCGAGGACGAGGCGCGCATCGCGTCGTTCGTCGAGAAGGGCCTGCGCGCCTCCGGCTACACCACGCGCGTCGCCACGACCGGCCCCGAGGCGCTCGACCTCGCGCTCACCGACGAGTTCGACCTGCTCGTGCTCGACATCGGGCTGCCCGGCATGGACGGCTTCGAGGTGCTCGCGCAGCTGCGCGGCTCGGGCTCGACGATGCCCGTGATCATCCTCACGGCGCGCGCCGGCGGCGCCGACACCGTCGCGGGGCTCGAGGGCGGCGCCGACGACTACATGGCCAAGCCCTTCCGCTTCGACGAGCTGCTCGCGCGCGTGCGGCTGCGCATGGCCTCGCACGCGAACGGCGCGGCCGCGGCGCCCGCGCTCGCGCACCAGGGCCTCGAGCTCGACATCCGCACGCGTCGCGCGACCGTCGACGGGCGCGAGGTCGACCTCTCGGGCCGCGAGTTCGCGCTCGCCGAGGAGCTGCTGCGCCACGCGGGCCAGGTGCTCTCGCGCGAGCAGCTGCTCTCGCGCGTGTGGGGCTACGACTTCGACCCGGGCTCGAACGTCGTCGACGTCTACGTGCGCTACCTGCGCAACAAGCTCGGCGCCGAGCGCATCGAGACCGTGCGCGGCATGGGCTACCGCTTGGTCTGA
- a CDS encoding aminoglycoside phosphotransferase family protein yields MLEQRLLEKAIGSPGRLISAEPFGDGRIARLTVDDGPDAGEWFVDTSRQAVAKETGFVIRDGDGSTVARIWKHPLDPRLPALRTALDPDRLRRIAEYGGSTTGPIEARVLSYRPGRRAVVRMTQHGRHMFVKVVRPAEAEELAHIHQACRDAGVPAPRVAHWAPSGVLVVRDAAGIPGPLAAATVPPERIVDAVDALREQLLGVRTHRIARASVGTRLEWHIDRLAAALPGRERELHHLLALLLPSIRRVGPPRVIHGDLHIGQLFFTDESISGVIDVDTTGLGDPSDDAAAFIGHATASAVRNETAGRAGDARILHALGEAAADRWIRDRHTAALASLHLVGHAIRAAERNLEGANLMLDEALDLQRLAPSVPEPQTKR; encoded by the coding sequence ATGCTGGAGCAGCGGCTGCTGGAGAAGGCGATCGGGAGCCCCGGTCGCCTGATCTCGGCTGAGCCCTTCGGCGACGGGCGCATCGCGCGCCTCACGGTCGACGACGGACCCGACGCCGGCGAGTGGTTCGTCGACACCTCGCGCCAGGCGGTCGCGAAGGAGACCGGCTTCGTCATCCGCGACGGCGACGGCTCGACCGTCGCGCGCATCTGGAAGCATCCGCTCGACCCGCGGCTGCCGGCGCTGCGCACCGCGCTCGACCCCGACCGGCTGCGGCGCATCGCCGAGTACGGCGGCAGCACGACGGGGCCGATCGAGGCGCGCGTGCTGAGCTACCGCCCGGGCCGACGAGCGGTCGTGCGGATGACGCAGCACGGCCGCCACATGTTCGTGAAGGTCGTGCGGCCCGCGGAGGCCGAGGAGCTCGCGCACATCCATCAGGCGTGCCGCGACGCCGGCGTCCCCGCGCCGCGGGTCGCCCACTGGGCGCCCTCGGGCGTGCTCGTCGTGCGCGACGCGGCCGGCATCCCGGGCCCCCTCGCCGCCGCGACCGTGCCGCCCGAGCGCATCGTCGACGCGGTCGACGCGCTGCGCGAGCAGCTGCTCGGCGTGCGCACCCACCGCATCGCGCGCGCATCCGTCGGCACCCGGCTCGAGTGGCACATCGACCGGCTCGCGGCCGCCCTGCCGGGGCGCGAGCGCGAGCTGCACCACCTGCTCGCGCTGCTGCTGCCGAGCATCCGGCGCGTCGGGCCGCCGCGCGTCATCCACGGCGACCTCCACATCGGCCAGCTGTTCTTCACCGACGAGTCGATCTCGGGCGTGATCGACGTCGACACGACGGGGCTCGGCGACCCGAGCGACGACGCGGCGGCCTTCATCGGCCACGCCACCGCATCCGCCGTGCGCAACGAGACGGCGGGCCGCGCCGGCGACGCCCGCATCCTGCACGCGCTCGGCGAGGCCGCGGCCGACCGCTGGATCCGCGACCGCCACACCGCGGCGCTCGCGTCGCTGCACCTCGTCGGCCACGCGATCCGCGCGGCCGAGCGCAACCTCGAGGGCGCCAACCTCATGCTCGACGAGGCGCTCGACCTGCAGCGCCTCGCGCCGTCGGTGCCGGAGCCTCAGACCAAGCGGTAG